A genomic region of Trifolium pratense cultivar HEN17-A07 linkage group LG3, ARS_RC_1.1, whole genome shotgun sequence contains the following coding sequences:
- the LOC123917601 gene encoding transcription initiation factor TFIID subunit 14b: MPNTSSSKKHCQDQPQLSGPIPKSHMAKSEENKKNSGKKLKDVEISVPIVYGNIAFWLGKKASEYQSHKWTIYVRGASNEDLGVIIKRVVFQLHSSFNNPMRVVDAPPFELSEAGWGEFEIAITLYFHSDVCDKPLNLYHHLKLYPEDENSSMSTKKPVVVELYDEIVFPDPSEAFLARVLNHPAVHLPRLPAGLTLPPPIPVEDASKRRKGDTKDNPLSQWFLNFSEADELLQLAAARQQVQAHISKLKRQISLIEGQHKQLKSSSDQ; this comes from the exons ATGCCCAATACCTCATCTTCCAAAAAGCACTGTCAAGATCAGCCTCAATTAAGTGGTCCCATTCCTAAATCTCATATGGCCAAAtctgaagaaaataaaaag AACTCGGGTAAGAAACTCAAAGATGTAGAAATAAGTGTTCCGATAGTGTATGGGAACATAGCATTTTGGCTTGGCAAAAAAGCTAGTGA GTATCAATCGCATAAGTGGACTATATATGTTCGTGGAGCATCCAATGAGGACTTGGGGGTTATTATAAAGCGTGTTGTTTTTCAGTTGCATTCTAGTTTCAATAATCCCATGAGGGTTGTGGATGCACCTCCTTTTGAGTTGTCAGAGGCCGGATGGGGAGAATTTGAAATTGCCATCACACTTTATTTCCACAGTGATGTCTGCGACAAGCCTTTGAACTT ATATCATCACTTGAAGTTGTATCCAGAGGATGAAAACAGTTCCATGTCCACAAAGAAGCCTGTTGTTGTGGAACTTTATGATGAGATAGTTTTCCCTGATCCCTCCGAAGCTTTTTTAGCTCGTGTGCTGAATCACCCAGCTGTGCACTTGCCAAGATTACCTGCTGGGCTTACCTTGCCTCCTCCCA TTCCCGTCGAAGATGCGAGTAAAAGGAGGAAAGGTGATACCAAAGATAATCCCTTAAGCCAATGGTTCCTCAATTTCTCAGAAGCAGATGAACTCTTACAGCTTGCAGCAGCTCGTCAGCAG GTTCAAGCTCATATTTCAAAACTCAAACGACAGATAAGTTTGATTGAAGGACAACATAAGCAGCTTAAATCTTCTTCTGACCAATAG